A stretch of Fusobacterium periodonticum ATCC 33693 DNA encodes these proteins:
- a CDS encoding peptidyl-prolyl cis-trans isomerase, which translates to MEDDKVLHNILLKKAKEAQYSSFEIEQINLQTESLFIRYFLEREAAKVVEDTKIEDEVLKKIYDENKEFYTFPEKVKLDTIFVKEQEKAEELLKEVTIDNFNEIKEKNDEKTDINQKNVDDNFIFITDIHPAIAEELLKENKKSAIISNLVPVQEGFHIVYLKDKEDSRQATFEEAKETILNDVKRNLFGQVYNQIIADIANEKVTLESNETKEENTEK; encoded by the coding sequence ATGGAAGACGATAAAGTATTACATAATATTCTATTAAAAAAAGCTAAGGAGGCTCAATATTCTAGTTTTGAAATTGAGCAAATAAATTTACAAACAGAAAGTCTTTTTATAAGATATTTCTTAGAAAGAGAAGCTGCTAAAGTTGTAGAAGATACTAAAATTGAAGATGAAGTTTTAAAGAAAATCTACGATGAAAATAAGGAATTTTATACATTCCCTGAAAAAGTTAAACTAGATACTATTTTTGTAAAAGAACAAGAAAAAGCAGAAGAATTATTAAAAGAAGTTACCATAGATAACTTTAATGAAATTAAAGAAAAGAATGATGAAAAAACAGATATAAATCAAAAAAATGTTGATGACAATTTTATATTTATAACTGATATTCATCCAGCTATAGCTGAAGAACTTCTTAAAGAAAATAAAAAAAGTGCTATTATATCAAATTTAGTTCCTGTACAAGAAGGATTTCATATAGTTTATTTAAAAGATAAAGAAGATTCTAGACAAGCTACTTTTGAAGAAGCTAAGGAAACTATATTAAATGATGTAAAAAGAAATTTATTTGGACAAGTTTATAACCAAATAATAGCAGATATAGCTAATGAAAAAGTAACTCTAGAAAGTAATGAAACTAAAGAAGAAAACACTGAAAAATAA